In Chaetodon auriga isolate fChaAug3 chromosome 9, fChaAug3.hap1, whole genome shotgun sequence, the genomic window atatacatataaaaacaatgGATTAACTCATGTTTATCTTGGTCCTTAAGAAACTGATCTCCGGGCTGTATTAGATACCACGGATAACgtctacacacacaccaaacagtgaacacaaacacacacaggaacataaATTTGGCGTTGAGGCTCAGTTCTTCCAGTCACAGCAGATACagtctacaaacacacactgaaaaatacagaaatgataAGGAAATCAAAAGATTCAATATTAATAATCACAGCTGCTCACTAATGTCAGACTAGTTGACTGAGGTATTACAGAGGTATTTCCTGTGGTTGTGTCCAAGCACAGCGAGCCTCAGCCTCTCAGCTTTGACTGAGTTTAGTCTTAGAAGCAAAGTCGGCACTAAGCTTACGCATCACTTCTGCGTGGCTTTGTCCCACCAGCTCCTGTCGTACAGTCCCATAATTCTCTTTGACAAAGTTGGCAAAAGGTGTGGGTGCACGTGGCTTGGAAGGCGTCAGCAAGACCAGCTGTCCTGTGCAGAGGGCGCACACAAACCTCTGTGTGTCCAGTGACTTGGAATGACGCCCGATCCTGCGAAGAATCATAGCAAAGATTAACACACTAGCCTGTAAATGCAAGGTGAATAATAAAGAACGAGACAAGATTGATGGTTTTGACTCATCTGAATTCAGTCAGACGTACGTATTCTGGCAGCGGGTGCACTGGTACTGGAATTTATACTTGATCTCGTAACTGTGGCAGCGGGTGACCATGGGCAGCTCGGGGTGTGCCACTGTGGCCTTGCGAGCATAGAGCCTCCAGAAGTTCCCGTGGCCGTCCTGTACACCATTAATCAGCCAGGTTGCAGCGTGACACATCTCATGAATCAGTGTGTCCCTGAGGCGGTCTAGGAGGACGCAACAATTAGAAAGTGATGAAGACGTGCAATTAAATAGAAATATACATAAACAGATTTACTATGCATGACATCACATATTTACACTCCGAGACTTCAAAGCAGACACAGTTCATTACTTTATTCTGTCTGGTTTGCTAAAGCGTTACCTGCAGAGTCACAGACTTTCTCTGACAGCTGAATGCGAGCATAACGGCCCCCTCCGCCTCGCTCCCGCCCTGTGATGCAGTACCCAGCTGTTTTTCGCATCTTCTTATTCCAAGTCACTGACATATTGACGGGGAGCTAGAAGTCATATCAGACAAGGaatgaacaaaaacatactATATGTTAACAAAGCAAGTAAACAACGAAATCTTTACGCAATCAAACTCTGAGGATTCTAAAAACTAAATGCATTAGTAGAAAAACTGTCGTTCATCACCTTACTGTCAAACACGCTGGTGTTGTACAGCTGATAGAGTCTGCTGGTGAGCTCTTCCTTGTTCTGTTTAAACTTCTGGCCATAACTGGTGCCAGGGTTTGATAAGGACTGCAAGAAGCACCCAGGAGTCTTACATAATGGTACCCTGGAAGGGAAAAAACAAGGTGAACTAAAGACTAAAAGTCTATGAAAGACAAAGCGAATTACCGAGAAACAAATGCCGCTTAAAGGCATGTATAGTATACAATAAGTCTTAATATGTCAATCTTATATAGTATTATTAtagattttacacatttaattTATGGTATTTCATTGTCATCATTTTTATCTTTGGTTTGCCTTTTTAAtctatttcatctgttttttattCCACTATGTTGCACTGTTATGGTCTGTTGCAGCAGACCCACCTGCTGGTGGGGCCGTGTCTGggctctgtctgactgactaCAGGCTTCAAGATGCTGGATTTTCCTGGTGTCTTCACATGCAGAGGCATTTCCCTGACAGATTTAGAGGCTGGTGTTGTGAATCCTTTTACTGGAGGAACTGAGACAGGAGGCTCCTTACTGCTTTCTAAAttgaagaacaaaacaaacaaaaaacaacagatatCAGCCTCACAActagaaagaaaacaacaggtaGGGACTGTTGGAATACGACAATCCAAATAGAACAGTTACCGTGGGTGTTGCTGGGTGAGGATGAAGATCCAatgagcttgtttttctttttcagtctctCCAGCAGGGATGTGAACTCCTCCTCAGAGCTTTCTGACTCATCCAGGTTAGACGGTGCTGAAAGAGTACGTCTGGGAGATGCCAGTGATGTTGGAGTTTTAcggggaggaagagaaaaaggagaagagaaaggcaGCGATGGTgaactctcctctctctcacgtAGCTGAGCATTATCAATGTCAGCCTTTGGTGCAGGCTTTGAGTGACGAGTCCTCCAAGTGCTCTTGACCACAATATTATCCTCATCATCGCTGTCACTAACAAAGACTGGGGAGTCACAGTGAGACAGTGGCCTCCTCAGTGGacgctgggctgctggagtACAGCTCTTCGTAGGCACTGCAAAACAGTGGCCACAAATCATCACCGTTAGACACACACCATTGTGTGTTGCTTTCTTTGAAATATAGTAAAACGTCAGTACTGGGAGGGTCATTCAAAGTTACCTTTAAAGGTTGTCTTTGTCTCAATAAAGTCATCATCTGATGAGCAGTCATCCACGATGAAGTTTTTGAGGCTTTGGAGTAAACAAAGGTAAAACAAACGGTTTTCAAAATCTTTCCAGACAGTGATGATGCATTTGGAGGAAATAATATATCAAAAACTCACCTATCTTCGCTCCCACTCTCTGATATTTTCTTTTGCTTGGCATTAGCGGTTTTCACTCGGTGCAGAACTTCAATGTGCAAAATGTGGATATGTGAGAGAAAAACGTTACAGTGTGAAAATGTTCACAATCCAACAGATGTTAGAATTTGATTTAGGGTCAGTGGTTACAGATACAGACAACTGTGTCCAGCAGAAAAAGGCTACTTACACGTCTCGAAATTGCCGTCATCATCGGAGCTCACCACAAGAACATTTGaactaaaaaaagaagagaaaccaTGAGCAAAACTTTGATGAGACAAGCGAGAGGTAACAAGATAAATGTATTTCACATGTTCAGTGCATTCCATTTTCATACCCGCCTTTCTCTGCAGCACTACAGGATTTCTGTGAGGCAGGTTTAGCTTTCAGCGGAGTCCTTCCCACAAGAACTACGAAGTACAAAGGAATGATTTATTTGCAAACTGATTTCGCACaatctgacaaaacacaatATTCACACAATTTAActcacactggtcaaagtcatCGTCACTAGACTCGATCAAAGGCTTGTTTCTGTAATTGCTGCCCTTGGAGTCCTGGTTCTCTTTCTCTGGATCAtcttcactgtcagagaggtCAAGCTGGAGGGGTGAGGCTTCTTGATCCACAGATCGACGGCCAATGGTGGCAGCATGAGGAGTCTTGCCAATTGTACTTAGCAGCTAGGAaccataaagacagacagactgccaTTATAATTTATGTAAACATCCCCAACATTTAAGATTGTTGATTGCTGATTCGACCAAAATccaaatgtattcagtttgCTATGATATATAGCATTAAAAAGCATCCAATCCTTACATTTAAGCAGGTGGAACCAGCAAATGACTAAAACGATTGATCCACTGTCAGTTGCAGATTAATTAGCTGTCAATCTACTAAAAACAATATTGCAACTGATTCTTGTGAGCTGGTctaacacaaagacacacatctTTATTGGTAAGGTTAGTTCAGTAGTTATTAAAATATAAGAAAAACTAATTGTCTATGGCAGTAACGCGGTACTGATTACAGGTTAATGAACCGTGcaacaaacctttttttctgctgtgtccAGTCCTCCCTTATCAGCCCATCCCATCCTTTGAGCAACTCTTGCAAAGAGTTTGCTGGTGTCATCATTCATTGttcactctctgctgtgtgaaaaGGCAACATGGCCGTCATTTAATATTTAAAGTCCGGGCAAACGTAAAAACTATTATTTATAAAACAATAAACTGCCAATAAAACCACAGAGTAAAGACAGATGATTCTCAATTAGCCAGTCGTGTCTTGTCTATCAATGCAAAAACTCTTATCAAAAAGAGGAACTAAAGCCACCTAGCTTACTGAAGCGAGAAACGTTGGCGTTAACGTTACCGTTACCGAGAACTTGCTAGCTAAATATGTTTGGACTCGAGCTAACTTTCTGAAACTGAGTCAGTCTTTTGAGCACGCATTATATGAACTTCGCGTagaaaatgacttaaaacatatttcacttgagacattACCGACCACGCTTCTGTTGTAAACAAGAGACACAGGTGCTGATGGAACTAAGCAAAAGCTATTTCAAATCTTGTGCTCCATTACACCGGAAGTTGTCACAAAACAGTCAACCAATCGGGTTGGGCTTCAAGTGACGCAGGCGGCGCTTTGAGAAGACAGGGATGACGTGTGACGTTTCCTCTACGCCCACTGACGAGCGCCTTAAGGCAGCAGTCACCAATCTTTTTGCGTCACGGACAGGCTTCACGTAAAGCAATAATTTACCGGACCGGCATGGAAACGAATAAAACAGATTATTAAGAATACATCTCCCCATTAGCCTGAATGTAGTTGTTGTAAATAGTGGGAGCCCTacgcttgtttctcttcaacgagaaggcttcattgcctcatttgcgagcctgtcgccacatattacgcagagcggacttggtgcgtgagaatcacctgaagcgaaAAACCCGTATTTTAAGCAGGACTGCTTAcattgtctcttaaatgcacctttctttttcttgggagatgtaggctcttcttcttctgtctcatcatttggctTTTCCCCTTTccgaagaagctctccaaagacgtttgtttttttactcatttttactAGCTTGTGAgcttactt contains:
- the gcna gene encoding germ cell nuclear acidic protein; the encoded protein is MNDDTSKLFARVAQRMGWADKGGLDTAEKKLLSTIGKTPHAATIGRRSVDQEASPLQLDLSDSEDDPEKENQDSKGSNYRNKPLIESSDDDFDQFLVGRTPLKAKPASQKSCSAAEKGGSNVLVVSSDDDGNFETFLHRVKTANAKQKKISESGSEDSLKNFIVDDCSSDDDFIETKTTFKVPTKSCTPAAQRPLRRPLSHCDSPVFVSDSDDEDNIVVKSTWRTRHSKPAPKADIDNAQLREREESSPSLPFSSPFSLPPRKTPTSLASPRRTLSAPSNLDESESSEEEFTSLLERLKKKNKLIGSSSSPSNTHESSKEPPVSVPPVKGFTTPASKSVREMPLHVKTPGKSSILKPVVSQTEPRHGPTSRVPLCKTPGCFLQSLSNPGTSYGQKFKQNKEELTSRLYQLYNTSVFDSKLPVNMSVTWNKKMRKTAGYCITGRERGGGGRYARIQLSEKVCDSADRLRDTLIHEMCHAATWLINGVQDGHGNFWRLYARKATVAHPELPMVTRCHSYEIKYKFQYQCTRCQNTIGRHSKSLDTQRFVCALCTGQLVLLTPSKPRAPTPFANFVKENYGTVRQELVGQSHAEVMRKLSADFASKTKLSQS